A genomic stretch from Sphingobacterium sp. ML3W includes:
- a CDS encoding NADH-quinone oxidoreductase subunit D has product MSEFISKITPNQPVFDDNDPQDELITLNIGPTHPATHGVFQNVVQIDGERIVSGVSTIGYIHRAFEKIAEHRPFYQITPLTDRLNYCSAPINNMGWHMTVEKLLKIEIPKRVQYMRVIVMELARIADHIICNGILGVDTGAFSGFLYVMQEREFIYEIFEEICGARLTTNIGRIGGFERDFNAVAFEKIREFLKRYPPVLKEFEEMFVRNRIFIERTSGVAAVTPEEALDYGWSGPILRATGVDYDVRVQNPYCSYEEFDFDVPVGATGDVYDRFMVRNEEMWQSLRIIEQALEKIEKAPKGVFHAEVPDFYLPPKEQVYTNMEALIYHFKIVMGEVDTPKAEVYYAVEGANGELGFYLIHDGGRSPYRLHFRRPSFVNYQMFAPMSAGMLISDAILNMSSLNVIAGELDA; this is encoded by the coding sequence ATGAGCGAGTTTATAAGCAAGATAACACCTAATCAACCCGTTTTTGATGATAACGATCCACAGGATGAGCTAATCACCTTGAATATTGGCCCCACACACCCTGCAACGCATGGTGTATTCCAGAATGTCGTGCAGATAGATGGGGAGCGTATCGTAAGTGGTGTTTCCACCATTGGCTATATTCATCGTGCTTTTGAGAAAATTGCTGAACACAGACCTTTTTATCAGATCACTCCACTGACGGATCGCTTAAATTATTGTTCGGCACCTATCAATAATATGGGCTGGCATATGACAGTTGAAAAACTGTTAAAAATCGAAATCCCGAAGCGTGTACAATATATGCGTGTCATTGTGATGGAGCTTGCACGCATAGCTGATCATATCATTTGTAATGGAATCTTGGGCGTTGATACTGGAGCCTTTTCGGGATTCTTGTATGTCATGCAGGAACGCGAATTTATATATGAGATCTTCGAAGAAATCTGTGGAGCACGCCTGACAACAAATATTGGGCGTATCGGTGGATTTGAGCGCGACTTTAATGCAGTTGCATTTGAGAAAATTCGCGAATTTCTAAAACGCTATCCGCCCGTATTGAAAGAATTTGAGGAGATGTTTGTGCGAAACAGAATCTTTATTGAGCGAACTTCTGGGGTTGCTGCCGTTACTCCAGAGGAGGCATTGGATTATGGTTGGTCTGGACCTATTCTAAGAGCAACAGGTGTAGATTATGATGTTCGGGTACAAAACCCTTACTGTTCGTATGAGGAGTTTGATTTTGACGTGCCTGTCGGAGCAACGGGGGATGTATATGACCGATTTATGGTCCGGAATGAGGAAATGTGGCAGTCGCTTCGCATCATTGAACAAGCCCTGGAAAAAATCGAGAAAGCGCCCAAAGGTGTGTTTCATGCGGAAGTGCCCGATTTTTATCTGCCACCAAAAGAGCAGGTTTATACCAATATGGAAGCATTGATATATCACTTTAAAATCGTTATGGGGGAAGTAGATACACCTAAAGCTGAAGTCTATTATGCGGTAGAGGGTGCAAATGGAGAATTGGGATTTTATTTGATTCACGATGGTGGCCGCTCGCCTTATCGTCTTCATTTTAGACGGCCTTCTTTCGTCAACTATCAGATGTTTGCCCCTATGAGTGCGGGAATGCTAATATCCGATGCGATTTTAAATATGAGTAGTCTTAACGTTATAGCAGGAGAATTAGATGCTTAG
- a CDS encoding NAD(P)H-dependent oxidoreductase subunit E yields the protein MLSVKQHNENVTFSPELLAKFGEVVSRYPEGKQKSGLLPILHLVQAEFGWVSADAMDQVAVYLHILPIEVYEVATFYTMFLLEPKGKYVLEICRTGPCCLVGAERIMTHLEQKLGVKEGQVTADGLFSWRGVECLAACGFGPVLQIGPEYTFYENLNEDKVDELIDNLKAKTE from the coding sequence ATGCTTAGTGTAAAACAACATAATGAAAATGTAACGTTTTCCCCAGAACTATTGGCCAAGTTTGGAGAAGTAGTGAGCCGTTATCCGGAAGGGAAGCAAAAATCTGGTCTATTGCCTATTTTGCATTTGGTCCAAGCAGAATTTGGTTGGGTTAGCGCCGATGCAATGGATCAGGTGGCTGTTTATCTCCATATTTTACCTATTGAGGTCTATGAGGTTGCAACTTTCTATACGATGTTTTTGTTGGAGCCTAAAGGTAAATACGTGCTGGAGATCTGTCGTACTGGTCCTTGTTGCTTAGTTGGGGCGGAACGAATTATGACACATTTGGAACAGAAACTGGGAGTAAAAGAGGGGCAGGTAACCGCAGATGGGCTTTTCTCCTGGCGTGGTGTTGAATGTCTGGCTGCCTGTGGTTTTGGTCCGGTTCTTCAAATTGGGCCTGAGTATACATTCTATGAGAATTTGAATGAAGACAAGGTGGATGAATTGATTGATAATTTAAAAGCTAAAACGGAATAA
- the nuoF gene encoding NADH-quinone oxidoreductase subunit NuoF — protein MARKLLLTHIDVPGINTFEVYRQKGGYAAVEKAIKTMSPEDVVEEVKKSGLRGRGGAGFPTGMKWSFLAKPEGVPRYLVCNADESEPGTFKDRYLMTYIPHALIEGMIVASFALGAHTSYIYVRGEMMPQIRILERAIAEAKEKGFLGKNILGSGYDLEIYVQPGGGAYICGEETALLESLEGKRGNPRIKPPFPAIAGLYNCPTVVNNVESIAATVPIINLGGEEYAKIGVERSTGTKLISASGNIVKPGVYEIELGLPVEEFIYSDEYCGGIANGKRMKAVVAGGSSVPILPANLILKTAAGNSRLMTYESLADGGFQTGTMLGSGGFIVFDEDQCVVRNTWNFARFYHHESCGQCSPCREGTGWMEKVLHKIESGHGSMSDIDLLWDVQRKIEGNTICPLGDAAAWPVAAAIRHFRDEFEWHILHPEESQTRNYGLAHYADPLQPIVS, from the coding sequence ATGGCACGTAAACTTTTGCTGACACATATCGATGTTCCTGGCATTAATACCTTTGAAGTGTATCGTCAAAAAGGAGGGTATGCTGCTGTTGAGAAGGCAATAAAAACGATGTCTCCTGAGGATGTGGTTGAGGAAGTGAAAAAATCTGGATTACGTGGAAGAGGCGGCGCTGGGTTCCCTACGGGAATGAAATGGTCTTTTTTGGCCAAACCGGAAGGGGTACCACGTTATTTAGTTTGTAATGCTGATGAGTCTGAACCGGGTACATTTAAGGATCGCTATTTAATGACTTATATCCCACACGCGTTGATTGAAGGGATGATTGTTGCCAGTTTTGCGTTGGGTGCACATACTTCATACATCTATGTGAGAGGGGAAATGATGCCACAGATCAGAATCTTGGAACGTGCTATTGCTGAAGCAAAGGAGAAAGGATTTTTAGGTAAAAATATATTGGGATCAGGCTATGATCTGGAGATTTATGTCCAACCAGGTGGTGGTGCATATATCTGTGGGGAAGAAACCGCTTTGTTGGAATCTTTGGAAGGGAAGCGGGGAAATCCGCGTATTAAACCACCTTTCCCTGCAATAGCAGGATTATATAACTGTCCGACTGTAGTGAATAACGTGGAGTCTATTGCGGCAACCGTTCCCATTATTAACTTGGGCGGAGAAGAGTACGCAAAGATCGGTGTCGAGCGTAGTACAGGGACTAAATTGATTTCAGCCAGTGGTAATATCGTTAAACCTGGGGTATATGAAATCGAACTGGGGCTACCGGTAGAGGAATTTATCTATTCGGATGAATACTGTGGCGGTATAGCTAACGGAAAGAGGATGAAAGCTGTTGTGGCCGGAGGTTCGTCTGTGCCTATTCTGCCAGCAAACCTTATCTTGAAAACAGCTGCGGGAAATAGTCGTTTGATGACGTATGAGTCGTTGGCTGATGGAGGTTTTCAAACTGGTACAATGTTAGGTTCTGGCGGTTTTATCGTATTTGATGAGGATCAATGCGTGGTTCGCAACACCTGGAATTTTGCTCGGTTCTATCATCATGAAAGCTGCGGACAATGTTCGCCATGCCGTGAGGGAACCGGATGGATGGAAAAAGTGTTACATAAAATTGAAAGTGGACATGGATCGATGTCCGATATTGACTTGCTTTGGGATGTACAGCGTAAGATCGAAGGAAATACAATCTGTCCATTGGGTGATGCTGCTGCTTGGCCAGTAGCTGCGGCTATCAGGCACTTTCGGGATGAATTTGAATGGCATATATTACATCCCGAAGAGTCACAAACAAGAAATTATGGATTGGCACATTATGCAGATCCATTGCAACCAATTGTATCATAA
- a CDS encoding 2Fe-2S iron-sulfur cluster-binding protein — translation MAEAEDVKFKVTIDGIPVEVAPGTSILNAARQIGGDIVPPAMCYYSKLEGSGGKCRTCLVKVSKGSEKDPRPMPKLVASCRTTVMDGMEVQNITSPEVVEARKGVVEILLINHPLDCPVCDQAGECKLQDLGYEHGSADTRYEFDRRTFERIDIGDKIQLHMNRCILCYRCVYVANQLTDQRVHGILGRGDHSEISTYIENVIDNDFSGNVIDVCPVGALTDKTFRFKNRVWFTKPIDAHCDCPTCSGKVTLWYKGEEVIRVTARKDEFGEVEEFICNTCRFDRKKTSDWILDEPTEIDQQSVISANHYELFNPPKVVKENPILQQQNREQLARTEKLK, via the coding sequence ATGGCAGAAGCGGAAGATGTAAAGTTTAAGGTCACAATCGACGGTATACCAGTGGAGGTAGCACCGGGGACGAGTATATTGAATGCAGCAAGGCAAATTGGTGGCGACATCGTTCCGCCGGCAATGTGCTATTACTCAAAATTGGAAGGGAGTGGCGGAAAGTGTCGTACTTGTTTAGTTAAGGTATCGAAAGGCTCCGAGAAGGATCCTCGGCCAATGCCGAAACTAGTTGCCTCCTGTCGGACTACTGTTATGGATGGCATGGAGGTACAAAATATCACTTCGCCAGAAGTCGTGGAGGCGAGAAAGGGCGTTGTCGAGATTCTGTTGATCAATCATCCTTTGGATTGTCCGGTTTGTGACCAGGCTGGGGAATGCAAATTGCAAGATCTGGGTTACGAGCACGGAAGTGCTGATACACGCTATGAATTTGATCGACGGACTTTTGAACGTATTGATATAGGTGACAAAATTCAATTGCATATGAACCGCTGTATCCTATGCTATCGTTGTGTTTATGTGGCTAACCAATTGACAGATCAACGGGTACATGGTATTTTGGGCAGGGGGGATCATTCGGAGATATCTACTTATATCGAAAACGTAATTGATAATGATTTTTCAGGTAATGTTATTGATGTTTGTCCTGTCGGGGCGCTTACTGACAAGACATTCCGTTTCAAAAATCGGGTCTGGTTTACGAAACCGATAGATGCACATTGTGATTGTCCGACTTGTTCTGGTAAAGTGACTTTATGGTATAAGGGAGAAGAAGTTATCCGTGTAACTGCGCGGAAAGATGAATTTGGTGAGGTAGAAGAATTTATCTGTAATACCTGCCGCTTTGATCGCAAAAAAACGAGCGACTGGATTTTGGATGAACCGACAGAAATTGATCAACAATCTGTTATCTCAGCCAATCATTATGAACTATTTAACCCGCCAAAAGTAGTGAAGGAGAATCCGATACTTCAACAGCAAAATCGCGAACAGTTGGCTAGAACAGAAAAATTGAAATAA
- the nuoH gene encoding NADH-quinone oxidoreductase subunit NuoH translates to MEWSFVIEKLILVSVIFVITLVIAMYSTLAERKIAGFMQDRYGPDRAGIFGILQPLCDGGKFFFKEEIIPAGAHKVLFIVGPTIAIITACISSAVIPWGQELQIGDRVVSLQVADVNVGILYMFGVIALGVYGIMLGGWASNNKFSLMGAIRAASQSISYEIAMGLSIIALLMVTQSLSLKEIVAQQSGFVNWNIWAQPLGFIIFMVCAFAECNRVPFDLPECETELVGGYHTEYSSMKLGLYMFSEYINMFVSSALMASLYFGGYNFPFMNDLGLSANWITIIGVIVFFLKIFGFIFFFMWVRWTLPRFRYDQLMNLGWKMLIPLAIANIVLTGVFTLIKDTYFSS, encoded by the coding sequence ATGGAGTGGTCTTTTGTTATCGAAAAATTAATATTGGTGTCTGTGATCTTCGTTATTACCTTGGTGATTGCGATGTATTCAACACTTGCAGAGCGTAAAATAGCCGGTTTTATGCAAGATCGGTATGGTCCGGATCGGGCTGGTATATTTGGAATTTTGCAACCCTTGTGTGATGGTGGAAAATTCTTCTTTAAGGAAGAGATTATCCCTGCAGGCGCACATAAGGTACTTTTTATTGTCGGGCCGACCATCGCAATCATTACCGCTTGTATCAGTTCGGCTGTTATCCCTTGGGGACAGGAATTGCAAATTGGAGATCGTGTGGTCTCTCTACAGGTGGCAGATGTCAATGTCGGTATATTATACATGTTTGGTGTTATCGCATTGGGTGTATATGGCATTATGTTGGGTGGATGGGCATCCAATAATAAATTTTCGTTAATGGGTGCAATTCGCGCGGCATCACAAAGTATTAGCTATGAAATAGCTATGGGGCTTTCCATTATCGCGTTATTGATGGTAACACAAAGTCTTTCGCTTAAAGAAATTGTAGCTCAACAATCAGGTTTTGTAAATTGGAATATTTGGGCACAACCACTTGGATTTATTATTTTCATGGTCTGTGCATTTGCGGAGTGTAACCGTGTTCCCTTTGATTTACCAGAATGTGAAACTGAGTTGGTCGGTGGTTATCATACAGAGTATTCTTCCATGAAATTGGGGCTCTATATGTTCTCCGAATACATTAATATGTTTGTGTCCTCTGCGCTGATGGCATCACTTTACTTTGGAGGGTATAACTTCCCTTTTATGAATGATCTGGGGCTGTCTGCAAATTGGATCACAATTATTGGTGTCATTGTATTCTTCCTTAAAATATTTGGATTTATCTTTTTCTTTATGTGGGTACGTTGGACATTACCACGGTTCCGTTATGATCAATTGATGAATTTGGGCTGGAAGATGCTGATTCCTTTGGCTATTGCCAATATTGTACTTACAGGTGTATTTACATTGATAAAAGATACTTATTTCTCATCATAA
- a CDS encoding NADH-quinone oxidoreductase subunit I codes for MQLSNRKKVIEQKPMTFSERIYFPAIIRGLRITLRHFFKKIPTVKYPEEIRPYSKNFRGQHSLKRDEEGRERCTACGLCALSCPAEAITMTAAERKKGEEHLYREEKYASVYEINMLRCIFCGLCEEACPKEAIYLDGPHVTADYLRKDFIYGKDKLVEPTFDITKLKS; via the coding sequence ATGCAACTAAGCAATCGTAAGAAAGTAATCGAACAAAAGCCAATGACCTTTTCGGAAAGAATCTATTTTCCGGCAATTATCAGAGGTTTACGGATTACATTGAGGCATTTTTTTAAGAAAATCCCTACTGTTAAGTATCCTGAGGAAATAAGACCTTACTCGAAGAATTTTAGGGGTCAACATTCGCTCAAACGTGATGAGGAAGGTCGAGAACGCTGCACCGCATGTGGATTATGTGCGTTGTCATGTCCTGCGGAGGCCATTACAATGACTGCTGCTGAGCGTAAAAAAGGTGAAGAACACCTTTATCGTGAAGAAAAGTACGCATCAGTTTATGAAATTAATATGTTGCGTTGTATTTTCTGCGGTCTTTGTGAAGAAGCCTGTCCAAAAGAGGCCATTTATTTGGATGGTCCACATGTGACAGCAGATTACCTACGTAAGGATTTTATTTATGGGAAGGATAAGCTGGTCGAGCCAACCTTTGATATCACCAAATTAAAGAGCTAA
- a CDS encoding NADH-quinone oxidoreductase subunit J, whose protein sequence is MTVFYLVAFLSIFFALMTIFTKNPVHSVLYLVITFFTFTVHYILLNAQFLAVVNFIVYMGAIMVLFLFVLMLLNLNKDTEPMKSNLVKFMGVIAGCCLLVTFFGVYRVFEISNPLTVVNPEIGLVKNLGKVLFNEFLLPFELSSLLLLTAMIGAILLAKKEPKQI, encoded by the coding sequence ATGACAGTATTTTATTTAGTAGCCTTCTTGTCTATTTTCTTTGCGCTGATGACCATCTTTACAAAGAACCCTGTACACAGTGTCTTGTACTTGGTCATTACTTTTTTCACATTTACAGTGCATTACATTTTATTGAATGCCCAGTTTTTGGCTGTGGTCAATTTTATTGTCTATATGGGGGCGATCATGGTACTCTTTTTATTTGTACTCATGTTGCTCAATTTAAATAAGGATACCGAACCGATGAAATCCAATCTGGTCAAATTTATGGGGGTAATTGCCGGTTGTTGTCTATTGGTAACCTTTTTCGGAGTATATCGTGTGTTTGAGATCTCCAACCCCTTGACTGTTGTTAATCCTGAAATAGGATTGGTGAAAAATCTGGGCAAGGTATTGTTTAACGAATTTTTGCTTCCTTTTGAGTTGTCCTCTTTATTATTATTGACAGCCATGATCGGAGCGATTTTATTAGCTAAGAAAGAACCTAAACAAATCTAA
- the nuoK gene encoding NADH-quinone oxidoreductase subunit NuoK, translating into METVVQQLQGVSINHYLIFCTIIFAIGVIGVLIRRNVIIIMMSIELMLNAVNLLLAAFSVQHGDSSGQVFVFFIMALAAAEVAVGLAIIIMVYRNTKSVDIDSLNKLRW; encoded by the coding sequence ATGGAAACAGTTGTTCAACAGTTGCAGGGCGTATCGATAAATCATTATTTGATTTTTTGCACTATTATTTTTGCTATTGGTGTGATCGGCGTATTGATCCGTCGTAATGTAATTATTATTATGATGTCCATCGAATTGATGCTTAATGCTGTCAACCTGCTATTAGCAGCTTTTTCGGTGCAACATGGCGATTCATCGGGGCAGGTGTTTGTCTTCTTTATTATGGCACTTGCAGCCGCGGAAGTAGCCGTCGGTCTAGCTATTATTATTATGGTATATCGGAATACGAAGTCTGTGGATATCGATTCCTTAAATAAACTCCGTTGGTAG
- the nuoL gene encoding NADH-quinone oxidoreductase subunit L has product MSELIWLIPLLPLIGFIVNGLGRNAFSKGMIGALGSAVVLISFICSCILFSEVYQSRQAGQAGVIEQHLFDWISVGHLKISLSFLVDPLSAIMLLIVTGIGFLIHIYSIGYMHHDSGFGKFFAYLNLFIFFMLLLVLGSNYLVMFIGWEGVGLCSYLLIGFWYKNTSYANAAKKAFVMNRIGDLGFLLAVFLILGTFGSLEFSTVFAGAKNFAVGDIAVVSITILLFIAATGKSAQIPLFTWLPDAMAGPTPVSALIHAATMVTAGIYMIARSNVLFVLSPITLQLISIIAICTALLAAAIAITQNDIKKVLAYSTVSQLGYMFLGLGVGAFTGAFFHVLTHAFFKALLFLGAGSVIHGMSNEQDMRKMGGLKKAMPITYVTMLIGTIAIAGIPPFSGFFSKDEILANAFAANPLLWGFGFLGALMTAFYMFRMLFMTFSGSFRGTDEQKHHLHESPKSMTIPLMVLAVLSVIGGAINLPGALGGNHWLENFLAPVFAEGKALIPAAHYLEHSTEYMLMAVSVVGVLIMVGLAYNVYVKRKQIPAGDEAPRGFLANLSYHKFYVDELYDAVVVRPINWLSTFFGQVVDQRGIDGIVNGAGKATFDTGKVLRLLQNGNVGFYLLMMVIGVIAIFVYGFLSL; this is encoded by the coding sequence ATGAGTGAATTAATTTGGTTGATTCCCCTTTTGCCCTTAATCGGGTTTATAGTGAATGGATTGGGCAGAAATGCATTTTCCAAAGGTATGATCGGTGCTTTGGGCAGTGCCGTGGTTCTTATTTCTTTTATCTGCAGTTGCATCCTTTTTTCTGAAGTATATCAATCAAGACAGGCAGGACAAGCAGGAGTTATCGAACAACATCTATTTGACTGGATCTCAGTGGGGCATCTCAAAATAAGTTTGTCCTTTTTAGTAGATCCATTGAGTGCGATTATGCTATTGATTGTCACTGGCATCGGTTTCTTGATCCATATTTATTCTATTGGGTATATGCATCATGATAGCGGATTCGGTAAGTTTTTCGCCTATTTGAATCTATTTATCTTTTTCATGCTGCTCCTGGTGTTAGGCTCTAATTACCTTGTCATGTTTATTGGTTGGGAAGGTGTCGGACTCTGTTCTTACCTACTCATCGGATTTTGGTATAAAAATACTTCTTATGCAAATGCTGCGAAAAAGGCATTTGTGATGAATAGAATTGGTGATTTGGGATTCTTGTTAGCAGTGTTTTTGATACTGGGGACTTTCGGATCCCTTGAATTTTCTACTGTATTTGCGGGGGCAAAGAATTTTGCTGTTGGTGACATCGCTGTGGTGAGTATCACCATATTGCTATTTATCGCTGCAACAGGTAAATCCGCACAAATCCCATTATTTACCTGGTTACCGGACGCCATGGCTGGTCCTACACCCGTATCGGCATTGATACACGCGGCGACTATGGTGACAGCGGGGATTTATATGATCGCGCGATCCAATGTGTTATTTGTACTCTCACCGATTACATTGCAGCTTATTTCCATTATTGCGATTTGTACTGCCTTGTTGGCCGCTGCAATCGCAATAACGCAAAATGATATTAAGAAAGTATTGGCTTATTCTACAGTTTCACAATTAGGTTATATGTTTCTTGGTCTGGGCGTGGGCGCATTTACTGGTGCATTTTTTCATGTATTGACGCATGCGTTCTTTAAAGCCTTATTATTTCTTGGTGCAGGATCAGTTATTCACGGGATGAGTAATGAGCAAGATATGCGAAAAATGGGTGGATTAAAGAAAGCAATGCCGATTACTTATGTCACTATGCTAATAGGAACGATAGCAATTGCAGGTATCCCTCCATTTTCCGGATTTTTCTCTAAAGATGAAATATTGGCCAATGCATTTGCGGCAAATCCGCTCTTATGGGGCTTCGGATTTTTGGGAGCGTTAATGACTGCTTTCTATATGTTCAGAATGCTATTCATGACATTCTCTGGCTCATTTAGGGGCACAGACGAACAAAAGCATCACCTTCACGAATCACCAAAAAGTATGACAATCCCTTTAATGGTATTAGCAGTGCTTTCTGTTATTGGTGGAGCGATCAATTTACCCGGAGCGCTAGGTGGAAATCATTGGTTGGAGAATTTTCTTGCGCCGGTATTTGCTGAGGGGAAAGCATTGATTCCTGCGGCACATTATTTGGAGCATAGCACCGAATATATGTTAATGGCGGTTTCTGTAGTTGGTGTATTAATTATGGTTGGCCTAGCCTACAATGTCTATGTGAAGCGTAAGCAAATACCTGCTGGAGATGAAGCTCCGCGAGGCTTTCTGGCAAATCTTTCCTACCATAAATTTTATGTGGATGAACTTTATGATGCGGTGGTTGTACGCCCGATCAACTGGCTATCGACTTTCTTTGGTCAGGTCGTGGATCAACGTGGTATTGATGGTATTGTTAATGGAGCCGGTAAAGCAACATTCGATACAGGAAAAGTACTCCGCTTGCTTCAAAATGGAAATGTTGGGTTTTATTTATTGATGATGGTAATTGGAGTGATTGCTATTTTCGTTTATGGATTTTTGAGTCTTTAA
- a CDS encoding NADH-quinone oxidoreductase subunit M, with translation MDNLFLLILLPLISALILALLKTNAAKSIALILSIVSLALTIPFLCQFDPNGGMQFEKNWEWISALHIHFHLGVDGISLPLILLTNGLMPFIIATTFSKDYKGNFYALMAFMQAGLLLVFMALDAFTFYVGWEIALIPIYFICALWGEGDRIRVNLKFFIYTFLGSLLMLIGILYLYQQVPNHDFEWTSFIALELGDNTQRWLFWAFFIAFAIKIPIFPFHTWQPNTYTNAPAAGTMLLAGIMLKMGVYGLMRWLLPVVPTGVALYGQFAMILCVIGIVYASIIAIKQDDAKRLIAYSSIAHVGLISAGVFTWNTNGLSGATIQMLNHGISVIGLFYVLDIVQQRTQTRSLSELGGIASKAPKLAIFFMIICMGAVGLPLTNGFIGEFLLLKGVFQYGFWFAVFGGLTLILGAVYTLRLYQQTMLGETTDKTMQFEDVKGGELVVLSLISFLILYIGIFPNFLLNLSAGSVEVLSTFLGR, from the coding sequence ATGGATAACCTTTTCTTACTTATTTTATTGCCGTTAATCAGCGCATTGATTTTAGCTTTATTAAAGACCAATGCCGCCAAGTCAATAGCATTGATTTTATCAATAGTATCGCTCGCATTGACTATCCCATTCCTTTGTCAATTTGATCCAAATGGCGGAATGCAATTTGAAAAAAATTGGGAATGGATCTCTGCTTTGCATATTCATTTTCATCTTGGGGTAGACGGGATTAGCTTGCCGCTGATACTGTTGACCAATGGATTGATGCCCTTCATTATTGCGACAACTTTTTCTAAAGACTATAAGGGTAATTTTTATGCGTTGATGGCTTTTATGCAAGCTGGATTACTGCTTGTATTTATGGCATTGGATGCTTTTACGTTCTATGTGGGCTGGGAAATCGCTTTGATTCCGATTTATTTTATCTGTGCGCTATGGGGCGAAGGTGATCGTATTCGGGTTAATCTAAAGTTTTTCATTTATACTTTTTTGGGAAGCCTTTTGATGTTGATTGGGATTCTTTATCTCTATCAACAGGTGCCAAATCACGATTTTGAATGGACTTCTTTTATCGCTTTGGAGCTGGGGGATAACACACAACGTTGGTTATTCTGGGCATTTTTTATCGCTTTTGCGATTAAGATTCCCATCTTTCCGTTTCACACTTGGCAGCCGAATACATATACAAATGCTCCTGCGGCCGGAACTATGTTGTTGGCTGGTATTATGTTGAAAATGGGAGTATATGGTTTAATGCGTTGGTTATTGCCAGTGGTTCCTACTGGGGTTGCTTTGTATGGGCAATTTGCAATGATCTTATGTGTCATTGGAATTGTTTATGCTTCTATCATTGCCATTAAGCAGGACGATGCCAAACGGTTGATCGCGTACTCTTCTATTGCACACGTCGGATTGATCAGTGCGGGGGTCTTCACTTGGAATACAAATGGTCTAAGTGGTGCAACAATACAAATGTTAAATCACGGTATTTCGGTCATTGGACTTTTTTATGTACTGGATATCGTGCAGCAACGTACACAAACACGTAGTCTTTCAGAACTTGGCGGAATTGCGAGCAAAGCTCCGAAATTAGCGATCTTTTTTATGATTATCTGTATGGGTGCAGTTGGGCTGCCCCTAACCAATGGTTTTATTGGTGAGTTTCTGTTATTGAAAGGTGTATTTCAATATGGATTCTGGTTTGCAGTTTTCGGTGGACTAACGTTAATATTAGGGGCTGTCTATACGCTACGCCTTTATCAGCAGACGATGTTGGGGGAAACTACGGACAAAACTATGCAGTTTGAAGATGTAAAAGGGGGAGAACTGGTTGTATTAAGTTTGATCTCCTTCTTGATTCTTTATATCGGTATATTCCCGAATTTCTTATTGAATCTTTCT